Genomic segment of Panicum virgatum strain AP13 chromosome 2K, P.virgatum_v5, whole genome shotgun sequence:
GAAGTAACACCTTTTGACTGTATTTGCTATCAGACATTTTTAAACTGAATCGAGTTCTATCTTCTATGCACGCTTCCAGATGCTGGCAAGATCACGTGCTCTTTTCATCAAGGAGTACAACAACAAGCTCTTCAACTGGCTGGTGATATTCTCCCTGGTCATGGTTGTCGTCGGGCGCTTTGTGATCAAGTTCTTCCTGCTTGAGATTGCTGCCTGGGTGATGTTTGCCTTCCTGGAGACGTACACGAGGCTGttctggtcctcggagtccctGTACTACAACCCTGTCTGGCACGTTGTCGTCTCTACCTGGGAAACCATTGTCTACAGCCCTATTCTTGATCTTGACAGGTATGCACTCTTCCTCCCTGTGACAATACATAGCCATGTAATCTTAATCTCTGATGTGTTTTTGCTCTTATATGCCACTGATCTTCTTGCACAGATGGGCAATCCCAATCCTTGTCGTGCTGTCGTTTTTGGCAATTTATTGGCGTTGTCTGGGTGGAAGGAAAGGGATCGCACGGTCGTTGCTGCCTCTGTACAATGGGTCTTACAGAAGCTCCAATCGTCAAAGAACAGACTAATCCATCAACTACACACAAACAACAAGAGCATGTACATACTCCACCTGTTGTCTGGGCGTGATTTCATTGAAGTCCACATGGATATGAATAGGACAGCAAAAATGAGCATCCTGGAGGCTACCTGCAAGCTTCGGTTGTAAATATGCTCAGAGGTGTCTTGTGCTCATCCAGCTGAATTGCATTCTTTATAGTAACATTAAACTCAGAGTAAAGAGATGCTGGTGCACGAAATATGGCTTTCTTTTATTCTGCACCATTTAAAGGAGAGCCTAGAACTCAAATGTGCCATACTGCCATTTGAACTGGCTCCCAACAAGAAATACAGTGAATTACATTTAGTCAATCCTCACAGCTCAAAGCAGATCACCCACAGCCACTTGAATGTCATTACGACAACAACAGCAAAAAGATGTTACAGACCAGGGCCTAACACACGTTCCATTTCAACAATCAGAGTGACATTCTCTACCATAACTGTGAGCTGGATTTATGATCTGTGATGTTCCATAGTCACCAATCCACTCAGCTCTGCTGCCTCTTCCGAGCTATTTCCCGAGCCCTCTCGCGAAGTTCTTCAGGTGGTGGTGGGCGTGGACCTTCAGGTGGATAAACCACATACGGACGCTGCAAAGGGTGCATAAAAAGATAGTTCAGTGTTCATGTAAAGAAACATAGATGTAGGGCATATCAACACACACGGCTAATGTTTGCCTTTGGCAAGTTTGTGATCAATCATCAATGAATAAACCAACTGTAGAAAATGTTCATTTCAGAATGAAAAAGAAACCTAAACATCAACTGAGGTACATAGAGGATCAGACATGTTCCCTAGGAGTTGAGCAAGTCAGCAAACTGCCATTTGCACACCAGTACACTTAACATTTTTATTAGGATTCAGAAGAAGAATATTAGGGAGAAATGGAGAAACACGGTGTTGTTTCACTAAGAAAAGAAAGTCGCCCAGATTCAAGCCAAAGAGGGCTCAAACCTTAGTGGTGATTTGGTGAATGAGTGCATGTGCATCCACACCTCCCCAGCAAAGAGAAGCTGCTGCACGGATACAAGCAGGCATTTGGCTGAACTACAACTTGTTGCTTGTTCTGTATAATTTCCTGAAAGAGTTATTGCGGCAGCGTTTGTCTAAGTATGCTGCAAGCCAGCTGCCTAGTGCTGTAACAAAACCTATAAATTTCTCTTCTTAATGCAACGATAGGCACTTATACTGCGCATACAGGGGGGGAATTCTCCTTAATGCAAAGAAAATCACTTATACTGTGCATACTAGAAATTTTGATTAACAAGGTTGTTGCATCGGCATCCAATTCAATCTGTAGCAAATTGGGGCAGCGTCATCTTAAGTTCATCCCACTCTCGATCAACGCGAGCAGCACATCAGGTCGTGGTTCAGAACCATTTCAAAGTTGGGCTCCTGGCTGAAAATGGTTCCGAAATTCAGCATCCAGAACATAAACCCTAGCGCTAGCGCTAGCATCCCCAAATGCGCGCCACAGGCGCAGCCGAGCCGCAGATCCCCTATCGGCTCCAAGTCCAAGTCCTTATCCAGGAGAACAATCacacgagcagcagcagcagcaccaatcCGACCAGCTAAATTGGCCAGACGCCTCCTCGCGAGGATTCAGGGAGACAAGAGAGCGAGAAGGCACGTACGAGGCCCATGAGCTTCTTGAGCGTCTTGGAGTCGGTGGCGACGAGGTAGGTGAGCGCGACGGGCACGGCGACGTAGACGCCGAACTTAGCGATCTCCAGGACCCCCTTGGACGTCCCCAGCGACGACAtgctccgcgccggcgccggcgacggcgacccccgccttcctcctcctcactCCTAGTCCTCTCCCCGCCGCCCCCCTCGGCCTCACTCTGAGCTCAAATCTCGGTCTCTCcccctcgacggcggcggccggcggaacCGAACCGACCCGGTCTGGTTTAGATTTGGGTGGGTTCGAGCTCGCATGCGGGGCGGAGTCGAGCCACGTAGACCCCCAGACGTGGCAGCGATGCTACCTAGCGGTGCTGTGGGCTGGGCCTCTTTCCTACAGAGAATCGttggcggttttttcttttttatatttaaaaaaaattaaaatttcaaaaataaatgttcgttttggaaaatttcaaaaatataccccggtcgctcTATGGGGGCGACAgagctcaaatgtaattttttttcttcaaatttgcaacgaagtccctgaaggaaaaaaaagagggggcctgtcgcccccccccccccacgggcgacaggcccctgtcgcccacccctcaGGCAACCAAGGGGCCGGTCGCCCATcctgcgggcgacaggggggcctgtcgccccccagcGGACGACCGGGTCAggccacccttatataaggcctcccccctcattccctcctcatttgacctcaaaaaatccacaaaaaatccagaaaaaagagaggggtgaggagaagggaagcggcgaagctctgccgaattccgcacttgtgatctaccggtaacttccgtataaatgcgttgatattgtataacaatttaattcaattagcagattagctgaattagatttgatgCTTTAAAACACtagtttagtattacaatttgagtactattacagactttttcaaataaaataattatacattagaatagaattatgacagtaccttattgatattgcagtataagacaatataattatgacagtacctatattttcacgcatcgatttggtatacgatatgtgcattgcttaaatcATTGTTTTTTATTTGGCGCACCATACTATAGCgacaatgtcttcgtcaggatcaacctacattccatggagcaagtgtaaagccaccgtacgcgaaggaattgatgtgccaatgtgcttctggggttcgttatgcaagttcatgcaatctgaggttttaggagatgactacggcacgaggttctttatgtgtgagaactacgaatatgatccacctaagcgatacggcaaagaccgggccaaggtagcaggacaacatacgctatttttctctgtgacctaacattgagttatgattctaatttgtgttggacaaagtctcctccacctctttgtgattttatgcagtggttcgacaccatgcagtcgcagcaggcaaatgacattgtggaacaaaaagcaaggtgggctacagaacgttggcgccgaatgaagcacgagaaacagcaagaggagaagtgCAAGATaaagcaagaagagatccgcaagaggatggaggaggtggatcgtaaggcggcggccgaacgtgaagctgacaggtagagaaagcgagagagggcacgccgtgcgaaggaagccgggcccgaagcaattaggaagagcaaatatcctaggtgcactcagtagagtagtaccatgtaatctcggcattttacattccataaggcatggtaggtttagatgcaacaagaaattatcttgtcgcgtgcacatgtcactgcaattagttgtttatgttttaagttgagagcttaactctgtgtgttgtagcctttaccattaatttgcagttgtagccaggagtctatgaaatcttCGAACTTgttcttaatattttcggagcttttcatgtcactagaatactaaaaagcacacattttattaatataacgataagaattaagaactaagaaatacatcggggtctgctgctaaaaagcacacattttcatgacactagaatactaaaaagcatccggagacctcacatgtcgctcaggacgcgaaaggggctgcggtgtctgctgctgagagatcccaagagatcacaggttgccactgctcagcacggtgATCACGGGTTttccaaatgtcgcattctttgcccagacatacgtgacaaaagacgacaacccaatagcagttctcttccaccatttcaaaaaaatgtgacaacacggcaaccacaccagctcaccttcaaagcaatctctctggcgaggacgacggacctgtcattatacagcgaaggtctgtggcgtgtagtggggaaggcggcatctaggcgcgatcgaccgagcggtaGCAATGCAGTgatgtgagtctgcatgcacatagatgcatcgagtagtcatttcgagaattgaatctagcattttcagtgttaggtcagctagacTCTTCATTGTGTTGTCATATaggttttttaggtgcatttacactccacactctgggtatcagacctttgtgcgcctataaatactcccaagtttgtgaactcacagcacaactcaaacaccaaacctcattgtatacccaatgtctggaggtgggtctagcgggaagaattactatggttttgggaaaggaaaatgggaaaaaaggGAGACctcataatatgggaggggcctcttggacctgattcctttccggaaccagtgtttgagtttccgccacagcacaagagtgaatttaccaatgaaactcctcttcgataatacgataaccgtagagaaccgtggccaaaatgcagacatggtgaggactgcttagtgcagatgtgcaccgacggaatggatggcggtcggcgtttctttaaatgtccacacgcatgggtaatactcggttgtttcatttctttatcttcaatgagacaccttacatgaaatttgttttgcagtcttctgatgctccagaaaactgtggttttactaggtgggtagatcctgcaccaattaattctgttcaggagttcatcgagtacctccagataaagatctttgatctagaatgcaaggtgaaccattatgaggaagtgagcgagggtaacaaagatgacgaagttgatgataccagcaatgcagccggttcacaggatgaaccatgcactattccttactgcaactgcccttgtcacaagaagaagggccctgcgcctccggcaccaccgcctgcaccacctgcaatgggtggatactgcggtgaagactcaacgcagtttgctacgtggggtacggctactaggactaccctagtgctagtgacatgctgcatcattgtgtttgttctgttttttttttttaccaatTCAATCTGTAGCAAATTGGGGCAGCGTCATCTTAAGTTCATCCCACTCTCGATCAACGCGAGCAGCACATCAGGTCGTGGTTCAGAACCATTTCAAAGTTGGGCTCCTGGCTGAAAATGGTTCCGAAATTCAGCATCCAGAACATAAACCCTAGCGCTAGCGCTAGCATCCCCAAATGCGCGCCACAGGCGCAGCCGAGCCGCAGGTCCCCTATCGACTCCAAGTCCAAGTCCTTATCCAGGAGAACAATCacacgagcagcagcagcagcagcaccaatcCGACCAGCTAAATGGCCAGACGCCTCCTCGCGAGGATTCAGGGAGAAAGAGAGCGAGAAGGCACGTACGAGGCCATGAGCTTCTTGAGCGTCTTGGAGTCGGTGGCGACGAGGTAGGTGAGCGCGACGGGCACGGCGACGTAGACGCCGAACTTAGCGATCTCCAGGACCCCTTGGACGTCCCCAGCGACGACAtgctccgcgccggcgccggcacggcgacccccctcctcctcctcactcCTGTCTCTCCCGCCGCCCCCTCGGCCTCACGAGCtcagccctgtcgccccctcgACAGGGGGCCGGCGGACGGAACGACCCggtctttttttttcagagCTCGGATTGCGGGCAGTCGAGCCCCGTCGACCCAGACGTGGCAGcgtatttttgaattttctaaatggacataattttaaatttatttttaataagAAAAAAAACCGCGAGTGTGTCTTTCTCTTCCTGGACGGGTTTGGGCTAGCCGTTTAGCCCATATGCTATCTCAAACAAATGCTTTCCCATTGTTCTTAGCGGAATACCGCGCAAATACTCCAGGTCGCGCGCGCGGCCCACttagtttttgttttttgtcAGCCCACTTGTGATTGAGGCCTAGCtttgctattttttttcttttttccttttctattcccTCCTGAACATTTTTTTCATTGGTTCCAATGGAATAATTTGTTCcagtgattttttttaattccaaTGGTAAGATTGTACCCAACtgaataaattttaatttttgttcTAATAGAAATTTTTTATTCCAATGGAACAATTTGTTCCAGTGCAACATTTTTTTCATTCCAACGATAAGATTAAGTCCAACtgaacaaattttatttttttgttcccGTGGAACTTTTTTATTCCTAATGTAACAATTTGTTCCAGTGGAACATTTTTTCATTCTAATGGTAAGATTGAATCCAActcaataaattttattttttcttccgATGGAACTTttctatttaaaaaaataatttattcttGTGGAACATATTTGTTGTAATCATGGGAGCTGAGAGCCACGGCCCGAGAAAAACTAGCGGCCCATTAAAATCTTTAATCCCCTTTGTGATGGGACGGCACCCAGTCGCGCGGGGCTATCTCGAGCAGCCCTCGAATTCCACGCAAATACTTAGGGTCACACCACGCGAGGGTGCATGCGGGCCTGTCGCACAGTGCCCACGCATGCGGCCCACTGGCTTCTAGGTGGGTTTCGCCGGCCCACTAATAAATTTAAGGTCTAGTTTCCTTGCCACGTGGAGGGTGCTGATTCTAGTGAACCGATATTCAACGACGAATATAGAGGGCGGTCATTTTCAAGTCCTCCATAATAAAGGTTTATAGCAGACTCAAGGCTTGTTTGAGCTGCAGCTTTTTAGCTACGCTATCTTATTGGTTATGAAATCCAAAGATAGCTTTTTAAAGATGTGTTTAGCTTTCTGAGCTTAAAATATTACGAAAAACTTGGTTTTTATGAGTTTTTCATATAAATTCAACTTTTCTGAACTTCTGGCTTTTCAGAAGCTGCACGAGAAATTCGttgtttatttgtttgagtttcTGGTTTTTCATGTTGAAAAAGCTGTCAAGAAGCTCAAATAAACATGCTCTCAAGTTCGAACGGTGACAGATCGCATATCATCGTATCGCCTTAATAAAGCTAATATGGGTTTCTTTCCCGGTTTGAGAAATGGATAACCTATATCAAATTTTCATGTAGAGTTTATATATTAAAAGGTTGTTTGTTATGATCGTTTAAATGTAACATCTAAACTATCTTTAAACAATTCACACAAAGTCTTGCACAAAGATGGATATATCAAAATAACACTTGTATTAAGGTCTTGAGAACTAGGAGCGATCAAAATGCTCATTATTGCTGTCGCTTCAAAGTCAATGCAGGCAAACCTTGTGCCTTATTCAGAAGGTGTTACCAACGACTCCAGGACGCATAAAAACCAGAGGTCCAGACAAAGACGACAACGACGACGATGACACAACACCGTTCAGCTTATTTCAGTTCTCATTAGAGAGAGGTAGTAGTGCCTAATGCATACTAGCATCCATGCTCATGGACTCGTCCACACCAGACGGCACAGATTCTGGCGATGTACTGTCGGAGGAGGTCGGCATGGCACCCAACCTGTTATGGAGAAGCTCGACGGCTACCGCGTGATGCGCCGCAATCTGGTTCAGCATCACGCTGTTGGAAGTTCCATTGCTGGTTGGGTTCTCAGCTTGCAATGGCGCAGGGGCCGTCGTCCTCGGCACGAAGTTGTTGTCAGCCGTGGCATCTGTTGAGCTCATCAGGTAGTCAATGATGTTGTCAAGGATAGGGCCTGAAGCGTCAGTGCTAGCCGGCACCTGAAGGGGCATGGAGGGTTGTGATGAGCTCATCCCCCCTGTGACCCTCTTCAGGGCATCCTCTGCCATCTTCACCTGCAATAGAATTACAGATTGTGTGAACTAGCTATCCACATAATTAGCATTATTCAATCAGTTAGTTATACTGCTTTACAATAAGGACATACTATGTATAGTAAGTTAGTAACTGCACCGCCTGGTTCTTGCAATAGGGATTAGGGAATTCTCTAGTGTGTCTAATGATGCATGTTGTGATAGATGGCACAAGCAATTTTTATCCTATGAATGAATCAAAATTTACATGTGCCATTTCCCGGTACTAGATTATTGTCCTTCTAGGAATCATGACGAGAAAATTTGGTATGTTGATATGTTACAATGGCAAAAATCTTATTCTCCCAATACTTCTATAGAATATACATGAGTCCCTCTATACATAAACTACATGATTTGCAAGAACGCACTTGAGAATTCAATGCATTGGACGTGTTAGAGCAAACATCATACCTTAGCTCTTAGGGTCTCCATGTCAGCCTTCAGCACCCTATTGTCAACAGTGGCATCAGTATACTTCTGGTTCAAAGCAGCAAGGCGCCTCAGCAAAGAAGAGTTTTCAACTCTTAAGTGTGCAACCTGTAATCATCTGGCACCATTCATGCCCACTGCTTTTCACATTCCTAATATAAATTTTTTGAGCATGAGATCGGATGAAACAACTTTGCGAAACCGCACCTGGTCCTCCATGTCCTTCAAGTGAGCTGCCTTTCTATATCTTGAGCGCCTGGCTGATTCTCGATTGGATTCCTTTCTAAAAATTTGGTAACAACATAAGTTCAGAAGTTAGAAAATAATTTCCAGAGTATTTTGAACTTCCACAGCATTGTGCTGCTTTTCAAAAGGATATGGGTGAAAACATATATATGATGTAAGTGTTACCTTTTCCTCACTTTCTCTTCAGTAGGCAACTTAAATCCCAGTATCTCTACTTCTCCATCCATATCATCTTCATCTGATGGTGAAGGCTCCCTTGAGGAAGAGCAAGTAGCAGCAAACCTTGCACGAATATATGCATTTTGAACACGATTTATTGGGCCTTCTTCACCACTGGTGGACTTGTTCTCCACAGGATTCCTGTTACCTGGAATGAGCGCCAAGAGGCGAAAAGTACAGAATCAACTTTGGTTTATTCAGTCATAGTAGTACTTCCCAATATATAATAGTGACCTTAACAGGGCACAGTATAGTACCTCCAATGTAATTGGTTGAACCTTGAGAACGTGCTGGAGGTACAACACTAGAAGCCTGAATGGGCATGCCAAAATTTGAAGTTAAAACAGCAGAGTGGAAACCTCTAAAAGAACTATATGATGAAACAAATACATGTCAACTATTTCTAATgaaataaaactttttacatgtaAATGGATTGTTTTGTTGGTACTAGCAGTTAGTGAATAAAATGCCATTATTATTTCCTCTCGTAAATTCCTCATGGACTTTATAGAATACTTTAGACTTACTGCAAAAGGAGATGCTAATTTGGTTTACCACATCCTAATTTGATCACAGCTTTTACCTTATTGATAATAAGTCACAATAATGTTTCCCTGTTTTAATATTTTGCAACCAAAAACTTCATAGATAGTATCTAGTCAAGGTGCAAAATGAGTAAGAATGGAGTGTACCAAAGATATCACTTACCACTCGTGCCATTAGCAccgtacaaaattttaaacgaGCACAATGACCTTATTATGATGAAACTAATGTCTATTTGTTTGTGTAGCCATGGCACAACTCCAACAGATCATAGATCCCAGTAAATTGTAATACTATCTCCATATCACAAATTATCTATCCACATTGCTTTAAAATGTGTTTACATGCTTTAGATGTGATTTGTACTACTTCACAAGAGCACAATTATGTAAACATATTTGTAATAACTAACCAAGATTGCTTTCAATTGCAGCCCTAGCTAAGCACCCACAACAATATAGTGTATAAATATACAGATCAGAAACATGGGAAAAAGATAGGCAACAGAGATATACCCTCCACATGGCAACGGTGGCGAGGTCCTCCTCCAACTTCCGCTTCAGGATGGTGTTGTACTCCATGGCGTTGCCTAATCCGCTAATCTCCATAGGCGCCATCACTGCATGGTCCACCTCCACCACTGGTTCAGCATGAAGGGCTGAGCCACTGCTAGAGTTCTCCACTGCTGATGCATCAGCTAGAAGCTCCTCTTCTAGTAACCTCTCAAAGCTCCACTCTGAGGAGCTCTGATCGACCGTGTTGCCACACCCGCCATCACCATTAGTAACAACGCCATCTATGACGCCGTCGCCGGTCACCAGAGATTTCTCCGGTGGTGGTAGATCCCAAAAGGGGTCAAGGATCTCCTCCATTGAGATGACATGATCCATGTTGATGGAATCCCTGATGATTTTCTAGCTGAAGTGAATTTTAAGGAAACAAAGAATTGGCAAGGGAAGGACCCAGTGACATGGATTTGCCTACTGCTATGCGCCCATGAGGAGTTAAGTTCGGGTGTGTGGGTTTGAAGGGTGTTCTCTCCCCCCTATTTATCTACTGCAAGGTTGGGTTTTCGGAAATTTCTGGAGAGGCAAAAGTGCATGAACCTTGCACCCAATGTGAACCAAGTAGCCACGTTCTATGTGACCACGGCAAAGAGGACAAGTAATTTTGTTTGAGAAGGGAACGAAAAAGGCTAACAGAAAGTTAAGAGTTAGGTGCTACAAAGTTATTATGAGTTTTATCGTGACGCTATATGTATGTTTTGTTTTCCTTTAAACACTTTAACACGTGTTAGTAGTAAGCCAAGGTCAGTTCAAAGTATCAAACTAAGAGCCTCTTTGGCACGGCTCCTCCTGCAGTGGCTTCAGCTCTGCACTGAGTGCTGTACTGTTTCACCCTGTAgcggtaaaaaaaaaaagctccgGCTCCGCTCATTTTTGCCTAGGGAATACAGTGCAGGAGCCGGAGCCAAGTGAAGCCCCGCCGGCCAAATGCAGCCTAACAATCTCCGTGTGTTTCTAGGTTTAAATAATTGGAGAACAAAATCGCACTGACTTTGTGCTAGATACCATGGCTACCAACATGTATTTGTACTTTCTATTCAACCTAGATCTGTGAGGTTGATGTGGAGAAAACTACGAgtaacaaaaaaatataaaataaccTTCACTTGCAATGTGATAATATGTCCAGATGAAAGGAAAGGTAAACAGAAATTTCAGCTACATCCAATGGGGGTATTATTGGATATGGGATATACATGGGATAAAGCTGTTTCAAATTTTTGTTTTGTGTGTGTTAGCTATGCTTGTACTAGTCCTCAACTAATTAGCCAACAAAC
This window contains:
- the LOC120664054 gene encoding uncharacterized protein LOC120664054, whose product is MSSLGTSKGVLEIAKFGVYVAVPVALTYLVATDSKTLKKLMGLRPYVVYPPEGPRPPPPEELRERAREIARKRQQS
- the LOC120695872 gene encoding regulatory protein opaque-2-like; amino-acid sequence: MDHVISMEEILDPFWDLPPPEKSLVTGDGVIDGVVTNGDGGCGNTVDQSSSEWSFERLLEEELLADASAVENSSSGSALHAEPVVEVDHAVMAPMEISGLGNAMEYNTILKRKLEEDLATVAMWRASSVVPPARSQGSTNYIGGNRNPVENKSTSGEEGPINRVQNAYIRARFAATCSSSREPSPSDEDDMDGEVEILGFKLPTEEKVRKRKESNRESARRSRYRKAAHLKDMEDQVAHLRVENSSLLRRLAALNQKYTDATVDNRVLKADMETLRAKVKMAEDALKRVTGGMSSSQPSMPLQVPASTDASGPILDNIIDYLMSSTDATADNNFVPRTTAPAPLQAENPTSNGTSNSVMLNQIAAHHAVAVELLHNRLGAMPTSSDSTSPESVPSGVDESMSMDASMH